The Triticum aestivum cultivar Chinese Spring chromosome 4B, IWGSC CS RefSeq v2.1, whole genome shotgun sequence sequence tACTAAAAAAATGGTTTGAATTCCGAAATTGTGTTCCTATTTTGGAAAATGTTCGAAAGTTTTAAAAAATTCTAGTTCAAAATTTTATGAATATTCAAAAAATGTACTgtttttttaaaaatgtttgtgttttttaAAAATTCTTCGAGATTTTGTTAATAAAAATTACATTTTATAAAATGTTCCATATTTTAAAACAATCTTGTTTTAGTGAAATGTTTACAAATCCAAAAAAATATTTGTGTCTAAAACATGTCCTGATTGGTTTTTGAATGCTCCctttaaaaaaagtaaaaaaattctaaattttttgtCTTTTTGTAAAATTGACATGTTGTCAAAATATTGTTTGTAAATTTCAAAAAATATGCATGTTCCTAATTTTGTTCGTGTTTTCCAAAAATAttggaattttaaaaaatgtttgcattttttgaaaaaaaaactcgggatttaaaaaattgttcatgtttacaAGAATATTCGCCAATTCATATTTTTTGaatattaaaaaaatcaaaaaatatttctGATGTGACGCTAtattattttcttaaatattcgcgCTGGCCATTGGTTAGCGGTGTGTGTTCGTTCTATACTAGTTGACTAtaaatgaaagaaattatgggcacatgccaataaaagagaatatgttgtTTGACTTTAATTAGAGCAAAATTATGGGTAGTTGAGCActaaaataatcaaagagaatCAACCCTAAAAAGAAGGGACATTCATGCCTGATTATGCTAATTAATCAGAATTTATGCGCTGCAATTAATAATCCACCCAGTTACGCCGTAATATGATAGAGTAGTCGAACCAACTATGCCACGAAGGTCGCTGTGCAGCCAACAAATGAGGAGGCAAGCACACCTCCGAGATGAAGGCAGACCcgaagaaaaaaaagcgtgagttGGGTGCTCGCCACCACGCCGACCAACCCCATCACTATCAAGATTTCGCTGTTAAACATATCCAGCGAGTAAACCATAACTCCTTCCTCTGTCGCCTATCATTGTGGGGACCCTTTGAAGGATGACACATCAATTAACTTTTCCGTTGCTTCTCACAAAAAAAATCTCTtgcgttgcaacgcacgggcatatgtgctaatACTTCCTATACACGGAGTAAATTCTCTTTTTTTAGCAGCGGAGTAAATTCTTTAGGAAGATGGAGAAAGTATCCAACATTGGAATTACGAGTAACGCCGAACACAAGTGGGAAAGCGCGAGCAGTTGTACCGGTACCGTCCATTAtttatctactcttataaaaaacaaagttgatgatgataatgtacctgccatcctgtaatataggccgttcgatttatatctgacggataggaaggaaactatgacaattttgcaaaaacatacacacacttctctccacatttacaaataAAACCTTTCCTTGTTCGTTTTTTTCTCTTACAAGATAAACTATTTCATACAAATGCATGATTACCTGCATCGCACATAGTTAGATAAAAAAAAGAGTCCCCAGTCCTCACGAAGCCACAACCCTGACACTACACGTCCACATATCCCGACCGTGGAAATCAAACACAAACGGTCGGATTAAAACTTGGGTTCTGTATAAATTTCTGCCCAAGCCTCACGAGCTCCTCTCCGTCTCCCCGAAATCCGGCGCCGCGCTGTCTTTTCGTCTACCCTCGCGTCTCCGATCCAGCGCAATCCGGTGGGCGGTCTCCCCATTCTGACGGGGCTCTGAACCAGTGGTGTGATTCGGCGGCTGCTGGATCGGTCGGCGCCACAGGGAGCTGCGGATTCAGCTCCAGGTAGCCAGATTTGACTGCGTAGAACGAGACCTGGGAGGCGCGCCCATCGCTAGAGGTGCTCGTCGGGGACGGCACATGCGCGTGACGCTCACGCCCAAGGACGAGGATTGGCTGGTCGAGCTGATGACGAGGGAGCGCCCGCGGTCGGCGGTGGTCGCGCCTGGGGGGGACGTCTTCACCGCCAGTGGCGGCGGGGAGACGTCTGATGGGGACTCCTCAGAGTCGCTGGAAGAAATTAGTGCCGCCGACTTTAAGGAGTCGTCCAGTGGCACCGCCGCTGCGTCGGCGTCGTCGCAGAGATCTAGGGTTTGGATGGGATACACCATGTCCCGGAGTTATGCGCCGGCGTTCCACAGCTTTGCTTGGGCGCAGGCTGTGCAGAACAAGCCTCTCGTTCCGCGGCCTGCCGACGAGGACGAAGTAGAGCATCTCGTGGACGCctcggaggaggagaaggaagagggcgAGATTGAGGAGGGGGAGGCCGTACAGTCCACTTCCCCTCCAATTAAGCAGCCTGAGGCCATCGACTTGGACTCTGATGCGCAGGACAAGTCAGAGTCAGTGGCCATGGAGCAGACCCCTTTGGCCGTCGAGGCGGCTGATGAGCTGGATTTTGACCAGCGCGTGGGGAGTATACTGGAGGAGCTTGAGAGGCTTTCCATTGAGGAAGCTGAGAAGTATGTACTCATGTTTCATGGCTAGGATAATGTTTGATTCAGTTTCTGAGAGATATAAGTTACTAATGTTGTGTTGTAGGTCATTTGAGGGTTCGTGTGTCCGCCTGCGGTCTTGTTTTGAGAGCCTTAAGCCGCTGTTCCCAGAGAGCGGTAGCCCGATGCCTATGCTTGATGCTCTTGTGCAACAGGCTTTTGTTGGAATCGACACCATCACCACTGTAAGGCTGACTGCTGGATTGTTTCCTTTCCAAACTGGCAAACCATAGTGCTCTCATCGTTTTCATTGTTGTAGGTAGCTAATTCATATGCGATGCCGAAGAGGGAGCAGAACAAGAACATGCTGTTGAAGTAAATATAAGTCATCTTTTGCTAATCATTTAGTATTGAATATAACCGACTTGTTATCTTATAACCAATTGGTCCCCTTTCAATTGCTAGGCTGCTGTTTCACATAAAGAACAGATATTCAGACATGCTGGCACTCAACCAGCGAGATGAGGTCTGCATTTTTTGTAGCTCGTGGGGCCTCATGAGTTAGTAGGTTGTGCTCGAATGCTaactttctgtttctttttctctgGACAGCTTGATAGTCGTGTGAGACAGTTAGTTTTTGTAGATGGAGAAGACCATGCCGGTTCCAATTGTAGCTCCAAAACAGTGAATTTGGTTGTTCCATCTGGACAGGTTCCATCAGATAGACTGCCAGTCGAGTCAGGAGCAGCAAATCCACTTGGGGGCTCTAGTTTCCCTAGCTGGGAGATACCGGCGAATAATAGAATGGTTAGCCCCTTGTTGGACCTTCATGCAGATTATGACGAGAACAGCTTACCCTCACCCACCCGAGATAGTGCACCACCTTTTCCTGTGCCAAAGCCCATTGGATTTGGATTATTTCCAATGGCACCTGACAGATATTTTTCGGCGGAAAGAGTTGATCCTTCGAAAAAAGTTCTGTATCCATGTGTGAATGATGCGCTAAAGGATGTTTCCTCGTACCGACAGAAGTATGGCCAGACATCTACCTTCGCAAGTGATGATCTTCCAAGCCCAACCCCATCTGATGATGGTGATAAATCTGGAGACAAAGAAGGTGATATATTTGGTGAAGTTTCAAGCTTTTCAGCTTCTAATCTGATACCTGCCTCCCGACCTAGTGCAGTTATCAGCAGCAATGACAGTTTTGCAGGTGGTCCTCCAGGCTATGCTAAACAAATTGAACAGTCTGTTTCAGGACCCAGCCATGCTCTTAAGCCTTCAGCTAAAAGTAGAGATCCAAGGCTCAGGTTTTTGAACCGTGATTCTGGTGGTACTGCAGATGCAAATAGACATGTAAATTTGGCAGAGCCAAATGCTTCCAAAGATGGGACCTTGGGGGGTGTTGTATCAGATAATAGCCGGAAGCACAAGGCAACTGGCCAACCTCTCACGGATGAAACCGTGTTAAAAAGAGCTAGGGAGAGTACTGGGAATCCCAGAGACATGCAGGTACCACCTGGTAGAGATGGAAGTAACATTAGCTCCTATTCAGGTAACAGGGTTCAATCAAATCAGCATAAAGGGCTTGAAACTAAGGCAGCCGGGAATCCTAGTATTAGGACCAGCAGTCAACTTATTAGCAATGTAAGTAGTATCCCAGACAGTACTGGAACTCTCCAAGCCTCCCAACCTAATTCAGTTCCACAGACCAGTGCAGCTCCTATTGTTTCATTGCCTGCAGTGTTAAAGGACATTGCTGTGAACCCGACTGTGCTCATGCATTGGATTCA is a genomic window containing:
- the LOC123092085 gene encoding RNA polymerase II C-terminal domain phosphatase-like 3; the encoded protein is MRVTLTPKDEDWLVELMTRERPRSAVVAPGGDVFTASGGGETSDGDSSESLEEISAADFKESSSGTAAASASSQRSRVWMGYTMSRSYAPAFHSFAWAQAVQNKPLVPRPADEDEVEHLVDASEEEKEEGEIEEGEAVQSTSPPIKQPEAIDLDSDAQDKSESVAMEQTPLAVEAADELDFDQRVGSILEELERLSIEEAEKSFEGSCVRLRSCFESLKPLFPESGSPMPMLDALVQQAFVGIDTITTVANSYAMPKREQNKNMLLKLLFHIKNRYSDMLALNQRDELDSRVRQLVFVDGEDHAGSNCSSKTVNLVVPSGQVPSDRLPVESGAANPLGGSSFPSWEIPANNRMVSPLLDLHADYDENSLPSPTRDSAPPFPVPKPIGFGLFPMAPDRYFSAERVDPSKKVLYPCVNDALKDVSSYRQKYGQTSTFASDDLPSPTPSDDGDKSGDKEGDIFGEVSSFSASNLIPASRPSAVISSNDSFAGGPPGYAKQIEQSVSGPSHALKPSAKSRDPRLRFLNRDSGGTADANRHVNLAEPNASKDGTLGGVVSDNSRKHKATGQPLTDETVLKRARESTGNPRDMQVPPGRDGSNISSYSGNRVQSNQHKGLETKAAGNPSIRTSSQLISNVSSIPDSTGTLQASQPNSVPQTSAAPIVSLPAVLKDIAVNPTVLMHWIQMEHQKWSASEPQPASGIISSGMINNVTAGMVIPPGNAPKTAEVAHIPSYRPQATSQTASVNSQNDPGVIRMKARDPRRVLHNNTSQKNDTPNSDQAKSNGIALPAFQDSKDNLINREQLAEQLQTTVLPSQPVSLSSIARQSTMSASKVDPVSNSQLAASSLIAPQETLVSVNRADPRVAAGQNDSNDAAPATTLGTRPPANQWGDLDDLLNGYDDQQKALIQKERARRIMEQHTMFSSRKLCLVLDLDHTLLNSAKFIEVDPIHEEILRKKEEQDRERSERHLFRFHHMQMWTKLRPGIWNFLEKASKLYELHLYTMGNKLYATEMAKVLDPSGTLFAGRVISRGGDGISRGGDGDTFDSDDRVPKSKDLDGVLGMESAVVIIDDSVRVWPHNKNNMIVVERYTYFPCSRRQFGLPGPSLLEIDRDERPEDGTLASSLAVIGRIHQNFFSHPNLNDADVRSILSSEQRRILAGCRIVFSRIFPVGEANPHLHPLWQTAEQFGAVCTNQIDDRVTHVVANSLGTDKVNWALQTGRFVVHPGWVEASALLYRRANEHDFAVK